One Falco biarmicus isolate bFalBia1 chromosome 13, bFalBia1.pri, whole genome shotgun sequence genomic region harbors:
- the SERPINE2 gene encoding glia-derived nexin isoform X3: protein MNRHFPLLFVLGTLTSVCSQFSFYPLEELSSDVGIQVFNQIVKAKPQDNVVVSPHGIASVLGVLQLGADGKTKKQLTTMMRYSVNGVGKALKKINRLIVSKKNKDIVTIANAVFAKSGFKMEVPFVTRNKEVFQCSVKSVDFEDPNAACDSINQWVKNETRGMIDQVVAPDDIDGSLTRLVLVNAVYFKGLWKSRFRPENTKKRPFYGADGKTYQVPMLSQLSIFRCGTTSTPNELWYNIIELPYHGEMISMLIALPTESTTPLSAIIPHISTKTIGSWMTTMVAKRVQVILPKFTAVAETDLKDPLKALGITDMFDQSKANFAKITRTEGLHVSHVLQKTKIEVSEDGTKASAATTAILIARSSPPWFIVDRPFVFFIRHNPTGTILFMGQINKP, encoded by the exons ATGAACAGGCACTTCCCACTTCTCTTTGTTCTTGGGACTTTAACATCTGTATGTTCCCAGTTCAGTTTTTATCCTTTGGAGGAACTTAGCTCTGATGTTGGAATCCAGGTCTTCAATCAGATAGTGAAAGCTAAGCCTCAGGACAATGTTGTTGTTTCTCCTCATGGGATTGCATCAGTCCTGGGGGTGTTGCAGCTGGGTGCTGATGGCAAGACAAAGAAGCAGCTGACAACTATGATGAGATACAGTGTAAATG GAGTTGGTAAAGCGTTAAAGAAGATAAACAGGCTCATAGTctcaaaaaagaataaagacatTGTTACAATTGCTAATGCAGTGTTTGCAAAGAGTGGCTTTAAAATGGAAGTGCCTTTTGTTACAAGGAACAAAGAGGTGTTTCAGTGCAGTGTCAAGAGTGTGGACTTTGAAGACCCAAATGCAGCATGCGATTCCATCAACCAGTGGGTGAAAAATGAAACGAGGG gtATGATTGATCAGGTTGTAGCTCCAGATGATATTGATGGCAGTTTGACCAGACTGGTTCTAGTAAACGCTGTGTATTTCAAGGGCTTATGGAAATCACGATTTAGAcctgaaaatacaaagaaacgTCCATTTTATGGAGCTGATGGGAAGACCTACCAAGTTCCTATGCTGTCCCAGTTATCTATCTTCCGCTGTG gCACTACAAGTACTCCAAATGAGCTGTGGTACAATATCATTGAGTTGCCATACCATGGTGAAATGATAAGCATGTTGATTGCTCTGCCTACTGAAAGCACAACGCCACTCTCTGCTATCATTCCCCACATCAGCACAAAAACCATAGGAAGCTGGATGACCACCATGGTAGCAAAAAGAGTGCAGGTTATTTTACCCAA ATTTACAGCAGTAGCAGAAACAGACTTAAAGGACCCTCTGAAAGCACTTGGTATTACAGATATGTTTGACCAGTCAAAGGCAAACTTTGCAAAAATAACAA GAACAGAAGGTCTTCACGTATCTCATGTTctgcaaaagacaaaaattgaAGTCAGTGAAGATGGAACCAAAGCTTCTGCAGCAACAA CTGCAATTTTAATAGCCAGGTCATCCCCTCCTTGGTTCATAGTAGATAGGCCATTTGTCTTTTTCATCCGGCACAATCCTACAG GCACAATCTTGTTTATGGgacaaataaacaaaccttGA
- the SERPINE2 gene encoding glia-derived nexin isoform X1, producing MNRHFPLLFVLGTLTSVCSQFSFYPLEELSSDVGIQVFNQIVKAKPQDNVVVSPHGIASVLGVLQLGADGKTKKQLTTMMRYSVNAAGSKEESQHHETSQLSPDHQQVLRGPPVVHRIQFENLCYGVGKALKKINRLIVSKKNKDIVTIANAVFAKSGFKMEVPFVTRNKEVFQCSVKSVDFEDPNAACDSINQWVKNETRGMIDQVVAPDDIDGSLTRLVLVNAVYFKGLWKSRFRPENTKKRPFYGADGKTYQVPMLSQLSIFRCGTTSTPNELWYNIIELPYHGEMISMLIALPTESTTPLSAIIPHISTKTIGSWMTTMVAKRVQVILPKFTAVAETDLKDPLKALGITDMFDQSKANFAKITRTEGLHVSHVLQKTKIEVSEDGTKASAATTAILIARSSPPWFIVDRPFVFFIRHNPTGTILFMGQINKP from the exons ATGAACAGGCACTTCCCACTTCTCTTTGTTCTTGGGACTTTAACATCTGTATGTTCCCAGTTCAGTTTTTATCCTTTGGAGGAACTTAGCTCTGATGTTGGAATCCAGGTCTTCAATCAGATAGTGAAAGCTAAGCCTCAGGACAATGTTGTTGTTTCTCCTCATGGGATTGCATCAGTCCTGGGGGTGTTGCAGCTGGGTGCTGATGGCAAGACAAAGAAGCAGCTGACAACTATGATGAGATACAGTGTAAATG CAGCAGGAAGCAAAGAGGAGAGCCAGCATCATGAGACCAGCCAGCTCTCCCCGGACCACCAGCAAGTGCTCCGTGGACCACCAGTGGTCCACAGAATACAGTTTGAGAACCTCTGTTATG GAGTTGGTAAAGCGTTAAAGAAGATAAACAGGCTCATAGTctcaaaaaagaataaagacatTGTTACAATTGCTAATGCAGTGTTTGCAAAGAGTGGCTTTAAAATGGAAGTGCCTTTTGTTACAAGGAACAAAGAGGTGTTTCAGTGCAGTGTCAAGAGTGTGGACTTTGAAGACCCAAATGCAGCATGCGATTCCATCAACCAGTGGGTGAAAAATGAAACGAGGG gtATGATTGATCAGGTTGTAGCTCCAGATGATATTGATGGCAGTTTGACCAGACTGGTTCTAGTAAACGCTGTGTATTTCAAGGGCTTATGGAAATCACGATTTAGAcctgaaaatacaaagaaacgTCCATTTTATGGAGCTGATGGGAAGACCTACCAAGTTCCTATGCTGTCCCAGTTATCTATCTTCCGCTGTG gCACTACAAGTACTCCAAATGAGCTGTGGTACAATATCATTGAGTTGCCATACCATGGTGAAATGATAAGCATGTTGATTGCTCTGCCTACTGAAAGCACAACGCCACTCTCTGCTATCATTCCCCACATCAGCACAAAAACCATAGGAAGCTGGATGACCACCATGGTAGCAAAAAGAGTGCAGGTTATTTTACCCAA ATTTACAGCAGTAGCAGAAACAGACTTAAAGGACCCTCTGAAAGCACTTGGTATTACAGATATGTTTGACCAGTCAAAGGCAAACTTTGCAAAAATAACAA GAACAGAAGGTCTTCACGTATCTCATGTTctgcaaaagacaaaaattgaAGTCAGTGAAGATGGAACCAAAGCTTCTGCAGCAACAA CTGCAATTTTAATAGCCAGGTCATCCCCTCCTTGGTTCATAGTAGATAGGCCATTTGTCTTTTTCATCCGGCACAATCCTACAG GCACAATCTTGTTTATGGgacaaataaacaaaccttGA
- the SERPINE2 gene encoding glia-derived nexin isoform X2: protein MNRHFPLLFVLGTLTSVCSQFSFYPLEELSSDVGIQVFNQIVKAKPQDNVVVSPHGIASVLGVLQLGADGKTKKQLTTMMRYSVNAGSKEESQHHETSQLSPDHQQVLRGPPVVHRIQFENLCYGVGKALKKINRLIVSKKNKDIVTIANAVFAKSGFKMEVPFVTRNKEVFQCSVKSVDFEDPNAACDSINQWVKNETRGMIDQVVAPDDIDGSLTRLVLVNAVYFKGLWKSRFRPENTKKRPFYGADGKTYQVPMLSQLSIFRCGTTSTPNELWYNIIELPYHGEMISMLIALPTESTTPLSAIIPHISTKTIGSWMTTMVAKRVQVILPKFTAVAETDLKDPLKALGITDMFDQSKANFAKITRTEGLHVSHVLQKTKIEVSEDGTKASAATTAILIARSSPPWFIVDRPFVFFIRHNPTGTILFMGQINKP, encoded by the exons ATGAACAGGCACTTCCCACTTCTCTTTGTTCTTGGGACTTTAACATCTGTATGTTCCCAGTTCAGTTTTTATCCTTTGGAGGAACTTAGCTCTGATGTTGGAATCCAGGTCTTCAATCAGATAGTGAAAGCTAAGCCTCAGGACAATGTTGTTGTTTCTCCTCATGGGATTGCATCAGTCCTGGGGGTGTTGCAGCTGGGTGCTGATGGCAAGACAAAGAAGCAGCTGACAACTATGATGAGATACAGTGTAAATG CAGGAAGCAAAGAGGAGAGCCAGCATCATGAGACCAGCCAGCTCTCCCCGGACCACCAGCAAGTGCTCCGTGGACCACCAGTGGTCCACAGAATACAGTTTGAGAACCTCTGTTATG GAGTTGGTAAAGCGTTAAAGAAGATAAACAGGCTCATAGTctcaaaaaagaataaagacatTGTTACAATTGCTAATGCAGTGTTTGCAAAGAGTGGCTTTAAAATGGAAGTGCCTTTTGTTACAAGGAACAAAGAGGTGTTTCAGTGCAGTGTCAAGAGTGTGGACTTTGAAGACCCAAATGCAGCATGCGATTCCATCAACCAGTGGGTGAAAAATGAAACGAGGG gtATGATTGATCAGGTTGTAGCTCCAGATGATATTGATGGCAGTTTGACCAGACTGGTTCTAGTAAACGCTGTGTATTTCAAGGGCTTATGGAAATCACGATTTAGAcctgaaaatacaaagaaacgTCCATTTTATGGAGCTGATGGGAAGACCTACCAAGTTCCTATGCTGTCCCAGTTATCTATCTTCCGCTGTG gCACTACAAGTACTCCAAATGAGCTGTGGTACAATATCATTGAGTTGCCATACCATGGTGAAATGATAAGCATGTTGATTGCTCTGCCTACTGAAAGCACAACGCCACTCTCTGCTATCATTCCCCACATCAGCACAAAAACCATAGGAAGCTGGATGACCACCATGGTAGCAAAAAGAGTGCAGGTTATTTTACCCAA ATTTACAGCAGTAGCAGAAACAGACTTAAAGGACCCTCTGAAAGCACTTGGTATTACAGATATGTTTGACCAGTCAAAGGCAAACTTTGCAAAAATAACAA GAACAGAAGGTCTTCACGTATCTCATGTTctgcaaaagacaaaaattgaAGTCAGTGAAGATGGAACCAAAGCTTCTGCAGCAACAA CTGCAATTTTAATAGCCAGGTCATCCCCTCCTTGGTTCATAGTAGATAGGCCATTTGTCTTTTTCATCCGGCACAATCCTACAG GCACAATCTTGTTTATGGgacaaataaacaaaccttGA